The Acidobacteriota bacterium genomic interval CACCCCACACCCGACCAGCTCTTCCTCACCGGAACCCTGGACAACGCGCGCCTCCAGGTCTCCTTGCAGCTCATCCCCCGCTCCAGCTTCCGCCTCGTCAGCCGCGGCTTCCACTGGGTGCAAGACGCTCCCTTCGACCGCTAAGCGCAGCGCCTGGCCGGGGCGACGGGCCCCCGGCCGGGCGCGAGCAAAGCGGGACGCGCGGCGCAGCCGCGCAGGGGGCCCGCGCCAAGCAATGTCGCAAGACTCTCCCTTCAACCGCTGAGCGGCTAACCACTAGCCACTAACCACTAGCCACTTCTTTTCTACCGCATACTGAAAGCGCATGCCTCAGGGCGCAACCCAAGCAGAGCGTTTCCCCGCACGGCGCTCGGCGGCGCTCGCCGGTTCCGGCATTCTGCTCAGCCGGCTCTCGGGCCTCGTGCGCGAGCGCGTCTTCGCCTACTTCTTCGGCAACTCCGCTGCCGCCGATGCCTTCAAGGCTGCCTTCCGCATTCCCAACCTACTGCAAAACCTGTTTGGTGAAGGCGTGCTTTCGGCGTCCTTTATTCCCGTCTACATCGGCCTCATGGCCAAGGGCGATGAAGAGGAAGCCCGCCGTCTCGCCGGCGGCATTCTCGCCATCCTCGCCTTGGGCACCGCCATCTTCGTCGCCATCGGCGTGGTCGCTGCGCCCTGGCTGATCGACCTCATCGCCGCTGGCTTCCGCGGCACCACGCGTCTGCTGACGATCCGCCTGGTGCGAATTTTATTTCCGGGCGCCGGCCTGCTGGTGATTTCGGCCTGGTGCTTGGGCGTGCTCAACAGCCATCGCCGCTTCTTCCTGTCCTACGCCGCGCCGGTAATCTGGAACGGCGCCATCATCGCCGCCATGGTCCTGTTCGGCTGGCGCTATGGCCGCTTTGACTTGGCGGAATGGACCGCGCTCGGCGCCGTCGTCGGCAGCGGCTTGCAGGTCGCCATCCAGTGGCCCGCCGTCCATAAAATTTTGGGCCAGCTCCGCCTCTCGCTGAACTATCGCGCCCAGCACATCCGCGAAGTCATCCGCAACGCCGCGCCGGTGTTTGCCGGCCGCGGCGTCATTCAGATCAGCGCCTACATCGACGCCTGGCTGGCGAGCTGGCTGCCCACCGGAGCCATGGCCACGCTGGCCTATTCGCAGACGCTCTATCTGCTGCCCATCAGCCTGTTCGGCATGTCGGTTTCGGCAGTCGAACTGCCCGCCATGTCCGGCGTGGTCGCGGGCGAAGATGCCGAAGCGCAACTACGCCAGCGTCTGGGTTTCGGCCTGCGTCAGATTGCATTTCTCGTGGTGCCCTCCGCGGTCGCGTTCCTTGCGCTTGGCGACGTCATCGTTGCCGCCATCTACCGCACCGGCGCCTTTGGCTCCAGCGACGTCCTTTGGGTCTGGGGTACGCTCGCCGGCGCCAGTGTCGGCCTGGTCGCATCCGGCCTGGGCCGCCTGTATTCGTCGACCTATTACGCCCTGCGCGACACCCGCAGCCCGCTCAACTACGCCATGGTCCGCGTCTCGCTGACGACGGTGCTGGGCGTCATCGCCGCCTTCTGGCTGCCTGGCTGGCTGGGCATCAACGCCAAGTGGGGCGTCGCCGGCCTGACGCTCGCGGCCGGCATTGCCGCCTGGGTCGAAATGACGCTCCTCCGCCGTGGCCTGCGCCGCCGCATTCAGGCCCCGCGCGTCTCGCGGCTGTTTCTGGCGAAAATCGCCTCCGCCGCCATCGCCGCCGCCATCGCCGGCCGCGCCCTGCTGCGCGCCCTGCCGCACTGGGGCACCTGGTCCACCGCTATCCTGGTGCTCGGCCTCTACGGCGCCGTCTACCTCAGCGCCGCCTGGGCGATGCGCGTTCCTGAACTCCGCGCCCTCCGCCGGCTGCTGCGGGCGCGGTAACGTTGAGGTAGGCGGGGGTCGTTATAGCCGGTTCGCCAGGACTCGTCCCCGTCACGGTGATCGTGTAGAAACCGGGCGGGGTGCTGGTTACGCCCGTCCCGCTCAAGTCGATATTGTTAATCGGCGCGCTGGCTGCAATGGTCAGCCGGGTTTGCTCAGCGGCCGCCTGGCCTGGCGAGAACGTCACCGAAATCTTGCAGGTTGCATTCTGCGCGACCGAGCTGCCGCAGTCATTCGTCTCATGAAAGTCCGCTGCATTTCCGGAACTGAATGAGATCCCGCTGATCTGGAGTGGCGCGCTGCCGGTACTGTACAGAATCGCCGTGATCGCCGCGCTCGTCTCTCCTACGCCGACGTTGCCGAATCCAACGCTGGACGGAGACAGCCAGCCGGTGGCGTTGCCTTGATTCGATGGGGGAGGAGGTGGCGGCACAACTACCTGTGATGGAGAGCCTCCGCAGGCCGCCAGCAACATGAGAGCTAACGTCAGGCCGCCGCTGCATGCTGCTGCACGCAGGCGCCGTTTCGCGGTAAGCATCGCTCCGGCTACTGCAGCCCCCAAGGCCACCAGCGCAAACAGCAGCCGCCAGTCCAGCGGCCAACCTACACCCCAAAAGCTTGCCGATGTAGGCGGCGCCTTGGTCGTAACGGTTAGGGTTGCCGTCGCCGGATTCTTGCCGTCCGGGGTCAATGTGGCTGGGGAAAATGAGCAAGCCACGAATGGCGGCAAGTTGGAGCAGCCAAGCGTCACCTCGGCGGCAAAGCTACCGTAAGGCGTTAGGGTGATGTTATAGGTGCCGCTCTGGCCCTGGGTGACCGTCGGCGTACTCCCGCCGCCAAAAAGCCTAAAAGTCTGCACTGTGCCCTGCAGGCCAAGGCCACCGAGAGAGTCGCCGTCGGGCCCCGTTACCCCAAACGACACGGTCACAGTCGGGTCCGGCGCGCTGGAAGGCGTCGGTGCAAAGGACGCGGTGACGGTGCAGCTCTTGCCGCTCGCCAACGTGGCCGGGCAATCCGAGCTGACCGTAAAGGGCACCGTGGAGGAGAAGGGCTTGAGCGCAAGCGACAACGCGCCTTGGTTGGTGAGCGTGGCCGTCTGCGTTGGGCTTGACTGCCCATATGGCTCTGGAGGGAACGTGAGCTGCGTGGGGCTGAAGACTGGGTTAGCCGGCGTCGGCACTGTAAGCACATTCGAGGTACTCGCCACGAAGTTCGGTGCGCTGAACTTCGCCGTGATCGTAGCCAAGAGCCCGGGTAGCTCCGGCAAGGAAAACGTCCCCTCGGCCCGCTCCATACCGGTTGATGCATCAATCTGCGACCCGGAGACCTCGACCGGCACTAGCGCGCTGCTGCCGTTGTAAATTTGAACGAACTCGTCTAGCGCAGTCTGACTCTGGGCCTCCAGCACAACGTTGATGGTCGCGTTATCCCCCGCGCTAATGCTCAGCGTGGTTGGACTGGGATTGACGATGAGCGTCACCGGCGCCGAGGTTGCCGCATTATAGCTGCTGTCGCCAGCATAGGCAGCGGTGTATTGATAGGTCTGTGCCGAGTAGGGCGTACTCGAGAACGCCTCACTGCCGGTGGGGTCGAGCGAAAAACTACCGGGAAGAAAGCCCTGCCCGATCGGCGTGAGAGTGACGCTGCCTGTGGCGATCGCACTGCCCGCCGGCCCACTGACCACAACCTGTTCGACCACCGGATCCCCAAAGAATACGGATGAAACTGGCTTCGCGGGATCGCTGGTATAGAACTCCATGGTGACCGTGGGCGTAATCTTTGCCAGCGTTACGTTCACCGGCACTGACGTGCTCGGCCCGTAGTTGGCGTCGCCCTCGTAGCTCGCCACCACGGTATACGTCCCGCCGGGCAGCCCTGCGGTCGAGCTCGCCAGCGTCCCGCCCGAACCCAGCGCAAAGCTGCCCACCGCCTGCTCACTGCCGTCGCTGAATTGCGCTAGCAGATCCACCGTGCCCGTAGGCGCCGGGCCGCTACTTCCCCCGGTGACACTGATGTTCAGCGGAATGCTCTGCCCCACGGTGGCGTTCGCCGGCGGCTTGAGCGTCAGCGCTGTCTGGCTCACGCCAAATTTGATGCTGCTCCAGTCGTTCACCAGATTGGCAACGTTGAGCG includes:
- the murJ gene encoding murein biosynthesis integral membrane protein MurJ, with the protein product MPQGATQAERFPARRSAALAGSGILLSRLSGLVRERVFAYFFGNSAAADAFKAAFRIPNLLQNLFGEGVLSASFIPVYIGLMAKGDEEEARRLAGGILAILALGTAIFVAIGVVAAPWLIDLIAAGFRGTTRLLTIRLVRILFPGAGLLVISAWCLGVLNSHRRFFLSYAAPVIWNGAIIAAMVLFGWRYGRFDLAEWTALGAVVGSGLQVAIQWPAVHKILGQLRLSLNYRAQHIREVIRNAAPVFAGRGVIQISAYIDAWLASWLPTGAMATLAYSQTLYLLPISLFGMSVSAVELPAMSGVVAGEDAEAQLRQRLGFGLRQIAFLVVPSAVAFLALGDVIVAAIYRTGAFGSSDVLWVWGTLAGASVGLVASGLGRLYSSTYYALRDTRSPLNYAMVRVSLTTVLGVIAAFWLPGWLGINAKWGVAGLTLAAGIAAWVEMTLLRRGLRRRIQAPRVSRLFLAKIASAAIAAAIAGRALLRALPHWGTWSTAILVLGLYGAVYLSAAWAMRVPELRALRRLLRAR
- a CDS encoding choice-of-anchor D domain-containing protein, with translation MSGKYQCAIYLALVATAFAQAPRRIRSAVDLRQTVRLPGNTVWRAHAAIDEGAAPPDLELQHMLLLLRRSPTQEVALRQLLAAQRTAGSPEYHHGLTPQQFGEQFGPAASDIATVEQWLEKQGFTVNDVSPGGLVIDFSGTAASVRQGLHTTMHRYRAEQPGGTMRQYWANATDPAIPAALAPVVAGVVSLNNFVSRPAIQVLGQGEGHVATVLDPSPELDFTYNGTNLHALVPGDFNTIYNISPVLAQGVNGNQETIAIVARSEITPSDVSDFRNLFQPGATGSLHVVPATANAPGILQDDGNEATLDAEWAGAAAPSATVDLVVADSSATTDGIVLSALYIVDHDLAPILTASYGLCEAQMTAAGNEFFNSLWEQAAAERITVLVSAGDNGAAGCDDPSAAAASNGLAVSGFASTPYDTAVGGTQFNEGSSTTSYWGANRTADYSSALSYIPELPWDEIGGGQAGTGISAGSGGASSVYARPYWQVAPGVAAISGGMRLVPDVAFNSSAGHDPYVICLGLSCQVAADGSFHFYVVGGTSASTPSFAGVMALVDQKSGSGKGQGLANPVLYRLASTSGVYHDVTSGSNDVPCVAGSPDCPTSGELGFNAVPGYDEATGLGSLNVANLVNDWSSIKFGVSQTALTLKPPANATVGQSIPLNISVTGGSSGPAPTGTVDLLAQFSDGSEQAVGSFALGSGGTLASSTAGLPGGTYTVVASYEGDANYGPSTSVPVNVTLAKITPTVTMEFYTSDPAKPVSSVFFGDPVVEQVVVSGPAGSAIATGSVTLTPIGQGFLPGSFSLDPTGSEAFSSTPYSAQTYQYTAAYAGDSSYNAATSAPVTLIVNPSPTTLSISAGDNATINVVLEAQSQTALDEFVQIYNGSSALVPVEVSGSQIDASTGMERAEGTFSLPELPGLLATITAKFSAPNFVASTSNVLTVPTPANPVFSPTQLTFPPEPYGQSSPTQTATLTNQGALSLALKPFSSTVPFTVSSDCPATLASGKSCTVTASFAPTPSSAPDPTVTVSFGVTGPDGDSLGGLGLQGTVQTFRLFGGGSTPTVTQGQSGTYNITLTPYGSFAAEVTLGCSNLPPFVACSFSPATLTPDGKNPATATLTVTTKAPPTSASFWGVGWPLDWRLLFALVALGAAVAGAMLTAKRRLRAAACSGGLTLALMLLAACGGSPSQVVVPPPPPPSNQGNATGWLSPSSVGFGNVGVGETSAAITAILYSTGSAPLQISGISFSSGNAADFHETNDCGSSVAQNATCKISVTFSPGQAAAEQTRLTIAASAPINNIDLSGTGVTSTPPGFYTITVTGTSPGEPAITTPAYLNVTAPAAAGGGRGVQERASPRRR